Within Dermacentor variabilis isolate Ectoservices chromosome 8, ASM5094787v1, whole genome shotgun sequence, the genomic segment ACGTGAGTGGTGCGGCAACAGGTGTCGGCTGAGAGACGGGCGGTAGCACCTCGAAGACCTGCTCCAGAATATATTTTGTGATAGATGGCGCTGGATTGTGCGTATGCACTTCTGGAGTAGGCGCATACGAGAAATGCGAGAGCTGCCGTGCCGCTTCCTCAAGCACGTTGTGCTGTTATCGCCTGCCTGTGTGCGGCGTGTAACGTCACGACAGATAGCTGGACAACCACTGCGAGTGCCAGGCTACTTGTGACACGTGACGTCCCCAGAATGTATATTATCGGCCAGCACAATAAACGGGGGACTTTTTCCCTTTCGTCACCTGGAGCGCGGCTCGTCGACTGTTCCTTCCGACACGCATACGCGACACGCTCGCATGCCGTGTCaccacatggtgtcagaagtgggcggTGGTCAACTATCTCGCTGAGGCTGTGGACGGTGGCATTTCCAGAAAATGGCAAACAAGCCCGCAACGGTAATCCCCGGGCTCCAGCAGCCACCACCGCTGGACTTTGACAAAACGTCAGAGTGGCCGGCGTGGATCGACCACTTCGATGACTACCGCTTCGCCACAGCTCTCAACGAACGTTCGGGAGATGCCCAGGTGCGCACGCTACTTTACACAATGGGACGCCAAGCCCGCGAAGTCTTTGCTACATTTGAGCTGACCGACGATGAAGCAAAAAGTTACGATGTCGTCAAGCAGAGGTTCAACAGTCATTTCGTCAAAGAGCGGAACATTGTTTATGAAAGTGCCTGCTTTCACAGACGCCAGCAACGACCAGAAGAGTCGGTGGATCAGTTCGCAACCGCACTTCACGTGCTGGCAGACCGCTGCGACTTTGGGGATATGAAGAAGAGACTCATCCGGGACAGGTTTGTCGTCGGGCTCCGGGACATGCAACTATCCGAGGCCTTGCAGATGGATCCGCAGCTGACATTGGCTACGGCGCTGGCCAAGGCTCGCCTCAAGGAAACcgtgcgtcagcagcagcagagccTTCGACCGGAGGGTGCCCACATCGGGAGCCCGCCAGAACTTCAGGACCAAGGTGCCATTGTGGACGCCGTAGGCCACCAGAAACGCCCGCAGCATAAAGAGGGACGGTGCCCCTACTGCGTCGGCGACGCGCACCCGAGGTCGACGTGCCCAGCCAAAGCTTCCAAGTGCCACTACTGTGGTAACAAAGGACATTTTGCGAAAGCCTGCCTTAAGAAAGTTGGGTCAGCGCAAAGAAAGGTACGCGTCTCGGCTGTCGAACATGGTACCGGGGAAACTTTCATTGGCGCGATTGACGCGGCCGGGAAAGCGCGCTATGTGCAGGTTCTGATAAACTCTGTGCCTATCTTTGCTAAAGTTGATTCGGGTGCAGAAGTGTCGGTTCTACCTTCTACATTTCCAGGATTGCCCACCCACCTGGATAACGCAGACGAGGTGCTACAGGGGGCTGGCGGGAACAAGCTCAATGTTCTAGGCAAATTTGTCGCAGAGATTGCGTGGAAACAGAGGACTGTCCGACAAACGTGCTATGTCGTTAGCACTCTTCGCGACGTACTTCTCGGGCTGCCAGCCTTAGAGGCTTTAGGTATCGTTAAATTTGCCGACTCGCTAACTGCAGACAAGCAACGGTATGAGACACTTTTTCCGCGCATGAGTCGTAGTCTAGGCACTATTCCAGGAGAATACACAATCAGGCTACAACCGGGCGCAATTCCACATGCCATAACCGCTCCGCGGCGAGTGCAGATTCCGCTCATGGAAAGGCTAAAGCAGGAAATCGAGAGACTCGTGCGCATGGGAATAATTAGAAAGGTAGACGGCCCCACGGATTGGTGCGCAGGAATAGTCCTGGTAACTAAACAGTCGGGGGAACTGAGAGTGTGCGTCGACCTCACAAAGTTAAATAAGTGCGTCGTTCGTGAACGCTTCACGCTACCTACGGTCGAACAAGCATTAGGCTCTCTGGCGGGTGCGAAATGGTTTTCGAAGCTTGACGCCTTCTCAGGGTTCCATCAAGTCCGACTAAGTAGGGACTCTGAAGAACTAACTACGTTCTTGACTCCATTCGGGAGGTACTGTTTTACTCGACTACCGTTCGGAATCACGTCCGCTCCGGAGTATTTCCAGAAAAGGATGTCGGAAATCCTATGTGGCCTGCCAGGCGTTGTCAACGTCATGGATGACATTTTAGTGTTAGGTAATACGAAAGCCCAGCATGACGAACGTTTAGCTGATGTTATGTCACGCCTAGCTAGCGCAAACGTGACTCTGAACAAAGAAAAGTGCCTGTTTGGCGTTAATAAACTGAGATTTCTGGGCCATATTCTGAATGAGAACGGAATTGAGCCTGATCCAGCGAAGGTCAGCGCTATTAAGAATCTAAACGCACCGAAAAATGTCACCGAACTGAGAAGCTTGCTCGGCATGGCCAATCACCTAGGTCGCTTTTTGCCTCACCTGGCGCAAACTACCGCTCCGATGCGTGCTCTTTTGCACAAAGATAGCGAATGGGTCTGGGGGTGTGACCAAGCAAAAGCGCTGAACGAGCTAAAGGAGCTCATTTGTTCTGCGCAGTGTATGCAAATGTACGATGCAACGCTTCCTACCATCCTTTCAGCGGACGCATCCTCTTTCGGACTGGGAGCTGTTCTTTTTCAAACGCAGAAAAACTGTCACCGTAGACCAATAGCTTTCGCGTCTCGTTCTCTCACGAACACAGAACGGCGATACTCCCAGATAGAAAAAGAAGCGCTAGCGCTCACGTGGGCAGCCGAAAGATTTGACGAGTACATCCGTGGCCTAAACGTTACCTTTGAAACTGATCACAAGCCTTTAGTGTCTTTACTGGGCCAGATGGCCATTGATGATATGCCCCCTCGAATTCAACGCTTCCGGCTACGCCTTATGCGCTATCTTTTCACGGTCCAGTACGTTCCCGGCAAATCGCTAGTCACGGCCGACACCCTCTCGCGATCCCTTGTAGCAGGCAGCGATTCTGAAAAAGGCTTGAGTGTGTCAGATATCACAGCGTACTCTAAGGCGTGTTTGCTTGGCTTGGAAACGGGGGACAATTTTTTATCCAGAGTGAGAGAATGTCAAATTAATGATCCCGTTTGCAAACACCTGCGCAGACTGTGTAAAACCAATTGGCCAAGGAAACCGAATGTTCCTTCTTTCCTCATGCCTTACTGGCAAGATAGAGCATGCCTTAGCATAATTGATGGTCTCTTGTTGAAAGGAACAAGGCTTGTAATCCCACAGTCTCTAAGAACGGAAGTGCTGTGTAGACTACATGATGGGCACCAGGGTATCGTGAGTTGTCGTAATATTGCTAAAGGTTCTGTCTGGTGGCCAGGATTGAGCACCGATCTGGCACAGTTCGTGAATCGGTGCACTATTTGCGCACGACATGCCCAGCAACTAGCCGAGCCCATGATAGCAACCGCAACACCATCGTTTCCTTGGGAGAGAGTGGGAGTAGATCTGTGCGTAATCAACGGCCAGGCATATCTTGTCGCCGTGGATTATCTTTCACGTTACCCTGAGGTAGCCATTCTGCCTTCCACAAAGTCGGGCACGGTCATTGATAGACTGAAAAGTATTTTTTCTAGGCATGGAATCCCTGAGTGCGTGGTGACCGACAACGGTCCTCAGTTCGTGGCAACTGAGTTTGAACAGTTCGCTATGTCATACGGGTTTCGCCATGTCACCGTGAGTCCGAGGCACCCGCAGGGCAACGGGGAAGTAGAGCGAATGGTTCAGACGGTTAAGCACCTCCTTCTAAAGTCTAAAGACCCTTATCTGGCATTGTTGGCTTACAGGGCGACGCCCGGCATTCTTGGGGTCAGTTCTGCGGAAATACTTATGGGTAGGCGACTGAGGACAAGAGTCCCAATGCCACCATGTCATCGAAATCCGGGAAAAAGCAGCCCGAAAGTCGTGGCCAGAGACCAGACGGTGAGACGGCGGCAATGCCGCTACTACAACCGACGCCATCGGGCCAGACGGCTTCCCGAGCTAAAAGCAGGTGACTTGGTCTGGGTGACAGACATGCAATCCAAGGCCACAGTCCTCGCACGAGCACCGAAACCGCGGTCATATGTAGTGCGAACAGACAACGGCGTTTGCCTCCGCCGAAACAGGAGAATGCTTAACCGTCTCCCAAAAGAAAGGGCGCACATGGAAACTTACGAATTTCCAGAAACCGCGGAGCAGCCGAGCGCGGCACAATTGGCTCATAGCCCAGATGGCGCGACTGCAACAGATTCAGCGGGGCCTCCAACTCGCGCGGTGGCCACTGGTGACCCCACTCCCACTGTAACACTGTTTGGTAGTCTGGTGAAGAAACCCATTCGACTGGGCTTTGATGAGTAGTGCTTTGGTGTTTAGTGTTCAGTGTTTTTCTAGTACAATATATGTTCTCTGTCTTGTATTTTCGAATGTTCTTGTGTGGTGAAGAAATCCATACGACGTGACTTTGAGTGGTTTGCTGTTCTGTTTTTTTCTCTGGTATAACATATTCTCTACCATGTATGTGCGAATGTTCCtgtccttgaaaaagagggatgtgctgttatCGCCTGGCTGTGTGCGGCGTGTAACGTCACGACAGATAGCTGGACAACCACTGCGAGTGCCAGGCTACTTGTGACACGTGACGTCCCCAGAATGTATATTATCGGCCAGCACAATAAACGGGGGACTTTTTCCCTTTCGTCACCTGGAGCGCGGCTCGTCGACTGTTCCTTCCGACACGCATACGCGACACGCTCGCATGCAGTGTCACCACACACGTATTCTTTGATTTGGGGCAGTAAACACATTGTGGCCACCACCTATATCAAGGCGGCGAGGGAATCGTCTGGTGTTGTCCGCCGCCGAACTCAGGCGCGTTGTTTACGTAGGTCGTCAAAGCTCTGGCACAAGGTCGTAAACTCAACGGCGGTGCATGGGTGCACCTGTAGTGCACCATGGGTGCATTAAGACGGTGCCTTTCAAATGTTGCTTGGCCAGCAACATTTGAAATGCATCGTCTTAATGCCTGTCATGATATGTTTAAGCTTCTCTTGCTTGATCATGCAAGGATTCAGGTGCTTATATAAGTCGATCACGTCTTCTATGCAGCTAATAGAATTTTCGCTTTGCTGCTGCGCAACTCCGCAGAGGCGCTGTTCGGCGCGGAGTTGGCGCACGGTGGGAAGGTCGAACACGCCTGCGAAGCGTTTCTTAAACGCCCCTGTAGCAAAGTTAGACTCGTGCTTGCGGTACCGCAGGCTTGCGACGTCTTTGAGATAGAACGAAACATTCTGCAGATTCGACCGGTCCTCCCAGTTATCGTGGCCTTTTTCGAATGTCGCCAACCAATCTTCCACATCGTGGTCATCGGTTCCACTGAAGAAGGGAGGGTCGCGCTGGCGCAGCGCGCCGGTTACGAAAACCTGCGGTGATTGCGTGATGGCCTGCTGGGTGGTTTCTTCAGGCATTGTCGGGGCAGCTGGCAGCGTCCGACTTCGGAGTTCGAGGTTTAAATTCGCCGCACGTCCACCACTTTGAAAGGGGGTTCATTAAGGATGGACGGCATGCGGAATGACCGCACGACGGGCACAGCGCAGACAGTCTCAGCCGGCGTCAATAGCTCGCGATCAGCACTCGCACCTGCGGACCACACAGTGTCCCACTACTGCGTGCGTTGCTTCATCCCCACTACAGGTGCATAATTAACATGCCTAAATTGGGCAATCAGAGACTGCAgtcgaggactccggattaaatttgacgACGTCGTATTCTCTAACTTGCACATAAATATACATACGCGAGCGATTTTCATATCGCCCCCACAGTAGCCGCCGTGGTTGGAAATCAAATTCGCACACAAcggcagaatgccatagccacaccGTCACCGTGATGGGGGCGCAATAAAGCACGCCTGAGAGCGGCACTAGAATGTAATAGCTTTTTCAAATTTCCTGGTAATTCAATGCATGATCGTGCATGTTTAATTAAAAGTTATTACATAATTTTCAATAGTTTACAAACACCTCAGTCGACACGCTGCTGCATATTGAAAACTGCCGGGGACCACAAATGCACATACAATACgaagattgaaatatgtgctatTTTGGAGGATGTTTGTTTCTATCTTTACGTATTTGTGATCTTGGCCGTTTGGAACGAAACAGGCGTTGTGGGTTGCTTGATGGTAAATTTGAGCAATTACTTCCATATATTCTTGCCGCTTCACGCGTAAATTCGCAGTCGCAGGCAGACTAAATGCCCGTCTAATACCTGTATGTCTCCCGCAAACCACATCTGTGAAGAATTTAAGGCGAACACGTACTAGTTTAAATAGGTCGTTGCATACACATGTTCGCACTCTGACTGCTTTGCGGCAGTACGTCTTTAAACTTAAACCTTTATTGCAagtttttcctgttttcttttgtaaAGTTGATGCGCCTTTCATGAGTTTTCTGGTAGTATGACAATAGTTAGTAGGTTTCTTCGCAGTTTAAGAGACATTGTGTAGTTCGCATTCCTTAGTCGCCCGAAATGTGAGCAAATCAACTCACTCTCACGCTTTATCGGTTTATCCTTGGTCAAAATGACTTCTTAACAATGCATTGCTGCGAGCATGCTTCAGTAGATCTAATTCAAATTGATATTGGGAATTGACCACTGATACCACCAGAATGGCGCATGCGCGCCTGCCCGGCCGATTCCACCATGCCATTATTTAGTATTCCTTGCTTAGAGAAATGAAGGCAACTATGACAAAACTCTCGAGAACAAAATCCTGGTCGTATTACAGAAAATATTTATTACGCATTTCTATGTCCCTTTATCGCCAGGGTTAAGAGCTGGCTTACCGGGTTTAAAGAAACCATGGGCTTGGAATCAGTGTTCCCGGCCAATACGCCAAAGACTATCACTACCGGCATCCTTTACAGTAACGGTGGCGTAGCAAGATACGTGAGATTCGTGTAAAGGAGAACTGAACGTATGAGTGTCTGCTTTGCTATCGTAGCATCGGCCTATCATTTCAAAAttaaagagaaaaacaaattaaTCACTGCAAGAGAAAAGATTGAACACATCTGAATAGCTTATGGCCTGATTAGTGTATGGggtcaatataaaaaaattcaatcTTATGTGCCCGTTATGGGTTACAGTTCAAGAGACTGCAGTAAAATTTCTATTTCACAATGACGGTGCACGTTCAACACCGGTAAGGAGCAATAAATGTAAATCAAACAGCTCACACCGGTTCATCCTATTTTAGTTTCACACAAGGGTACTTTGTAGAATGGCTGAAACTGTCGatcgatatatttttttttacagtaactGTGTGAGTTTACACTGAGGTTTCCTCGACGAGATATTCAAGACGGCCCATTCCCAGCGACACGTTGTTGCAGCTTGCTGTGATGAAGTACTCTTTATCATGTTTTTCTGATACGTCAACATAGGCTCTCAGAAAATGGTTTCTTGCACCAAAATAACAAAATATTCGTTTCCCACAGAAGTAGATTTTCGCCAAGTGAGTAGGCATACGAATGGTATAAAGTTGCCTTGTTTCCTGTGATCCAATTCATTGTATTCGGCCGCGGACATCTCCACCTTTGCCCCGATAAAATTCATCTCGCTCGTATTCGCTGATTGTCAAAATACCATTATGTGTCTTTCACACTGTGAACACGACATGGCTGGAAAGGTACGGAACGTACTGGGGcgctaaaggggccctgaaacaatttattgaagtggagaaagacatttggaGTGAAGATAgcctatttcagaaccactttgccgcaagaagtgcttcaatgcgttcagcagaagcggagttattggcaataaaaCACGGcatcagctgtgctccccttccttcttcaatgccttgcacttcgaaggctacggcggagacgtcaccgtggcgcgcagttcagaTTTCCGATTTGGTTCCTATGCCGCgataaacgtaagccaaacgcggctgtcctcaggaaggcgcagtgcgcttagccactggactcttcgcggcacctcgcggcggccgcggtgtaaccgagcgcagcgaccaatagcagccgcgcatTGCAGTGTGATTTATGACGAAATAAATCGCACAGAAGAGAGCAAGGATCATGGGGtctttgaaacgagagcgtttgagaaaaaggtga encodes:
- the LOC142591485 gene encoding uncharacterized protein LOC142591485, whose product is MANKPATVIPGLQQPPPLDFDKTSEWPAWIDHFDDYRFATALNERSGDAQVRTLLYTMGRQAREVFATFELTDDEAKSYDVVKQRFNSHFVKERNIVYESACFHRRQQRPEESVDQFATALHVLADRCDFGDMKKRLIRDRFVVGLRDMQLSEALQMDPQLTLATALAKARLKETVRQQQQSLRPEGAHIGSPPELQDQGAIVDAVGHQKRPQHKEGRCPYCVGDAHPRSTCPAKASKCHYCEKLSP